The proteins below are encoded in one region of Rhodospirillales bacterium RIFCSPLOWO2_02_FULL_58_16:
- a CDS encoding molecular chaperone HtpG: protein MSKEKFTFQAEVSKLLEIVAGSLYSHKEIFLRELASNASDACDKLRYAALTGPELLDGGADLGIELSIDKKKRTLTISDNGIGMNHDDLVDMLGTIARSGTQAFIEQIKAGAEYDKKSKDGMALIGKFGVGFYSSFMVADTVEVLTRKAGEDKAWLWTSDGKGEFTIDAAERKTRGATVTLHMKKGEDEFLEEIRLQTIIKTHSDHIPVPIVLKGKEGDKTLNTASALWMRAKSDISEDQYKEFYHHVGHTFDDPWLTIHNAVEGVVSYANLLFIPSTRPFDLFQSDRKQHVKLYVKRVFITDDCQGLLPSYFRFLRGVVDSEDLTLNISREMLQHDPKLAKIRSGLIKRILGELKKKAEKKPDEYAEFWDNFGGVFKEGIYDDFENRDRIMELSRFHSTNGDGPVSLEDYAGRIKEGQDSIFYITGDDLEQLKQSPQLEGFRDRGVEVLLLTDPVDEFWISAAVKYKEKAFKSATRGGADLSKIAGKKADGDKADKDEDKTAKKNTPDMDKLIAAFKSALGESVKDVRVSERLTDSPVCLVAAEGDMDMHLERMLKQHQQLGAGVTSRRILEVNPGHPLIGKLAELAGAGDSSSLSDAAHLLLDQARIVEGETVPDAAAFSKRLAKVLEKGLM, encoded by the coding sequence ATGAGCAAGGAAAAATTTACGTTTCAGGCGGAAGTCAGCAAGCTGCTGGAGATCGTCGCCGGTTCGCTTTACAGCCACAAGGAGATTTTTCTCCGCGAGTTGGCTTCCAACGCCTCGGATGCTTGCGACAAATTGCGCTACGCCGCCCTCACCGGACCGGAGTTGCTGGACGGCGGGGCCGATCTCGGGATCGAACTGTCCATCGACAAGAAAAAGCGCACCCTGACCATCTCTGATAACGGCATCGGCATGAATCATGACGATCTGGTGGATATGCTGGGCACCATCGCCCGCTCCGGCACCCAGGCTTTCATTGAACAGATCAAGGCCGGCGCCGAGTATGACAAGAAATCCAAGGACGGCATGGCCCTTATCGGGAAGTTCGGCGTCGGCTTTTACTCGTCGTTCATGGTGGCCGACACGGTGGAGGTTCTGACCCGCAAGGCGGGCGAGGACAAGGCCTGGCTGTGGACCTCGGACGGCAAGGGCGAATTCACCATCGACGCCGCCGAGCGCAAAACTCGCGGCGCCACCGTCACCTTGCACATGAAAAAAGGCGAAGACGAGTTTCTGGAGGAAATACGGCTTCAGACCATCATCAAGACTCATTCCGACCATATTCCGGTTCCTATCGTGCTTAAGGGCAAGGAGGGGGACAAGACGCTGAATACCGCCTCGGCCTTGTGGATGCGGGCTAAAAGCGACATCAGCGAAGATCAGTACAAGGAATTCTATCATCATGTCGGCCACACCTTTGACGATCCGTGGCTGACCATCCACAACGCGGTAGAGGGGGTGGTGTCCTACGCCAATCTGCTGTTTATTCCCTCGACCAGACCGTTTGACCTGTTTCAGTCCGACCGCAAGCAGCACGTCAAGCTTTACGTCAAGCGGGTGTTCATCACCGATGACTGCCAGGGGTTGCTGCCGTCTTATTTCCGTTTCCTGCGCGGCGTCGTCGACTCGGAAGACCTGACCCTCAACATCAGCCGCGAGATGCTCCAGCATGATCCCAAGCTGGCGAAGATTCGCTCCGGCCTGATCAAGCGCATCCTCGGCGAACTGAAGAAGAAGGCGGAGAAAAAGCCGGACGAATACGCCGAGTTCTGGGACAATTTCGGCGGCGTGTTCAAGGAAGGCATCTACGATGACTTTGAAAACCGCGACAGGATCATGGAACTCAGCCGCTTTCACTCCACCAACGGCGACGGGCCGGTGAGCCTGGAAGACTATGCGGGCCGCATCAAGGAAGGGCAGGACTCGATCTTTTATATCACCGGCGACGATCTGGAGCAGTTAAAGCAAAGTCCGCAACTGGAAGGGTTCAGGGACCGTGGGGTCGAGGTGCTGTTGCTTACCGACCCGGTTGACGAGTTCTGGATTTCAGCCGCCGTAAAATACAAGGAAAAGGCCTTCAAGTCGGCGACGCGCGGCGGCGCCGACCTGTCCAAGATCGCGGGCAAAAAAGCCGACGGCGACAAGGCCGATAAAGACGAGGACAAGACCGCCAAAAAGAATACGCCCGACATGGATAAGTTGATCGCCGCCTTCAAATCGGCGCTGGGCGAATCGGTCAAGGACGTGCGCGTCTCGGAACGTCTCACTGACAGCCCCGTCTGTCTGGTCGCCGCCGAAGGCGACATGGACATGCACCTGGAACGTATGCTGAAACAGCATCAGCAACTGGGCGCCGGCGTGACCTCCAGGCGTATCCTTGAGGTGAATCCCGGCCATCCGCTGATCGGGAAGCTGGCCGAACTGGCCGGCGCCGGCGACAGCAGTTCGTTGTCCGACGCCGCTCATCTGCTGCTGGATCAGGCGCGTATCGTCGAGGGCGAAACGGTGCCTGACGCCGCCGCTTTTTCAAAGCGCCTGGCCAAGGTCCTGGAGAAGGGGTTGATGTAG